Sequence from the Ascaphus truei isolate aAscTru1 chromosome 3, aAscTru1.hap1, whole genome shotgun sequence genome:
GACGTCTTATTTATGCTGTCTAGATCATTTTTAATTCTTTGTGCTTGGACAGAGTAATGATAAAATACAATCTTGGTTGGTATGACCACCTTCTTTGTTTTCaataaagcttttaaaaaaataaattaaaaaaaatcggGGAACACCTGTAAATATGGTTCCCTACACGATAAGGGAACTTGAATTCTCAAACACGCATCTGGTTGGGGAAATGCGACTAAAAATTACATTTTGTCTGGGACACCAACTAAGAATTTAGCAGATTCAAAATGAGAAGCCTTTTAGCGCTTTAAAgcagcattatttttttttatatatacagcatGAGGACCATGTTATTTTCATCTCCAGAACCCCCAATGATACTCACCAGTGTTAAGTttccagaaaaaataaaaataaaaaaaaaaggtattgcaAACTCTGCATTAACCTTAACCATAATGCTTTCTTTGTTCTCAACAAGGTATCTATGACCTTCCAAGAGTCGTTTTCTTTTTTATGTAGCAAATTTCATTAAACAGTCATGCGGTTACACCAAATACTGACAGACTAGCATTTGAGCAGTATGCAAGCTTCCCGATTTCCTTGCCCATAAAGGGGACAATAACGATTACAAAAAAGTCTTGGTTTTTTTCAAATCTTTTTTTAGCACCAGGGGAACCAAATTAAATGGAGGGAAGATACAGTATAAGCCAAACTGAAGTCCCACTGTAAGAGCATCCACAGCCCAGGCTTGCATTTATGGAGGAGATCTAATACACAGCctctccactttttttttttgcattatgtTACCATTAGATTCTTCACCAAAAAAGTACGAACCTTGTACAAAAGGTCCTGATTGAGGTCCCATTTTCCTGGATAGTTCTCCTTAAATATAGGCTTCTACTGGAATAGTTAATGTTGTGATCACCAGAAGGTTCCCCTCTGCCCAGGTCATTACTCTTACCGACTATCATTATAGAGACTTGGTTTTGGTTCCCCCTTGCTTGTTCATATATGCCAGGTGTTGTCCAACCTGATTTGTATTGTCTTGAATTTGAGCACACCTACAGAGGCTCTCGGACTGTAAAGCACTGCATGATTTTTTCCCGATATCGAACTCTAGAAGAAACTATTGACCTTGGACCAACTTAATGAGACATTAAGGGCTAGTGTTGTCCCTTGGCCACATTACTTCTAAGTAATCTAGTAAAGGAATTCCCTCGGACACATGAAGTTTTCTGCCAACCACTAAGGTAATCTTCTGATTGTTATTGATGGGTATTCAATTCAATGATCTTAAGTAATCAATTTAAAGCAGTCTTTGAGTTTAGCCAGGCCCATAAAATAGTCTATAACCTCCTATGTTTCCTTAGACTTACTGCTATGACAACATTGACCTTTGTGAAGGTCTTTGGTGCCACAGATTGCGCAAAGGGTAGACCCTTGAACTAGAAGAATCTGCCTCCTACCATAAACCTCAATCTTGAGAACTTAAAATTGAATTAACTATttgggtatgtttctgtgagttgattaggcaaacccctaccttaattgttagtcaagtgacTGTTTTTTTAGAGAATTTAAGgcagtctatcttggctgtgagccatatggctgtgtcacatttaaagtgtctaaagagttcattttggagttgaaattggaggtgaagattagaggaagatctggactctgccccacaacaactttgcaactgtgagcaCTTGACTTTCTATATGCTGTGATTTGTACACTTCCCATtctccaataactgggaagtctctcctcctggaaCTCACTATGCCCTCCATGTTGCTTTTtcagtttactgtttcctcactcctttgtgaacgtctctgttctctccaacttccccacagCCCAATCCacaattatttatacacctctctactagcaacttctttacccctcaataaaaagcacactCACCACACTCTATTCACATCCTCTATCTACtctttcctgctgctggggatcttcctTAAGCCTAaacccagacacacacccacaatcactcctaccaaccattgtggccaagcactgtcatctacagaacttattccctcacctgctgtctctgtaagtctcacAACATACCACttaagattgtaaactcttcggggcagggatttcctttcctattgttggATTTTGCcacgcttattgtattataatttctgtgctgtattctttgtgaagcgctgagtacacttttggcgctatataaataaagacatacaatacaatgtgaaaACAGATACAAAATCTGGTTCCATGGACTTCATGACTCAACGGTGTGACTATTAATAACTTTAGATCATCCTGGATAATTCATGGCTTTTGGGTGCTAAAAATAAACGGGGAAAAAAAATTCATCTTGCCAACAGGAAAAGTGGAGTTCAGTGATGACATTTTCTGCCAACTTAGTACTGATACTGTCCCATAAAGGTATTTTCTTAGTTTGGGTCCTGTGAAGCACAAAACTAGTTTCTCTTAGAATAGTATAAAATTCTATTGAGTATCCTTTCCTAATAATTTCCAGAACCATTTGGCCCTAAGTTGTCTGGGTATATCCCCAACAGAAAGCCATTTTGCCCTATATCGGATCAAGATGGGCGAGGGAAGTGCCATTTAGTTAACCTAGACAAAGAAAATCTTCTGGTTCTTCCTAGTTATGATTGAATAGGCCAAATGTATTGCACACCATCCAGGTCTATATGTGGGCATTTCTCTTAAAATCGACTTCTGAGAACATATACTTGTTTCTTCTGCCTTTTCTCCAGGATATAGACATGAAAAATGATCTGCATACAAAGTTATCATAGCCAAGCTGTAGAAATAGCACCTTCCATCACAAATGTAATCTATGATAAATGAATGCAGAGGAATCCTCTACTGGTGTGGTAGCTGTCCTTGAAACCTCGTTGACTCAACTTCACAAATCTTTTAGATGAAGAAATCTTCTATGGGGCCTTCCACCATTTTTCGATGATAGGTTTTTACTTACAATTAGAGATCAAAATGTCTGGTTTGTTTCTGGGACCCCCCAAATAAGACATTCTGCATGGAAATCTATTCCACAGCGTCTTCTATGTCATTAGTGTAATAAGTTATCAGTACAGTCCGCACTAAAGAATACATGTCTCAAAGGTCTCCTGCTGAGATGACAAACCAACGAAACCCTTCTGTCGTGTGGAAATCATTAGAAGGGGCTGCTCTTGCCATACCAGCTAAGCAAGTGTTCCCTAGACACGGGCTTGGAAACATTTATCTGCAGTCTTTGCGTAGTGAATATAACAAACGACAgtgggtgcccagtgctacatccaagtGTCAAAACAGTGGATGCCTGCTTAGGACTTGGGCGAGTTCCTGAATGGTCTATACCCGTAGGAATTTTACCTTTCTTCTTTGGCTCGAAGGTCGGATATCTTCTCCTCCTAAAGTGGTGGACTGGCTACTACCAACAGAAGAGTAGATGTTTTCCCACAGCGTGTGCCACCATGGGAGGACACCTATGAATTTGCATCAATTATCAtattccctttaaaaaaaatatatatagaagtaGCTGCTGACCACAACAGATTGGCCCTCGTGACCTTCCATCCAATACCTGCAGAAAAATGATGGTAAGGGCTGTATTACTGGCAAGGAGTGTGGGTCagggcagcaacagcagcaggtcCTATACCAAATCAATTTGGGAAGCCTAGTCTTTGCCAAGGTCTTTCTTACAGGGGTTACTTTAAGTTAAATTGTCCTGAAGAGaaaacatgtactgtaggtaAAATACAATGCAGACCAAAAATAAATTCCAAAAAaaaccaaaataaaacacagctgtTCTAGAAATGTGGGCTTATAGCTGTAGCTATTAAACAGATAAGGCACTCGCAGACATGGCATTTATTGGGGACAGAAATACAGCCACATAAAATTGTATGTTGAAAGGTGACAAAATTGAGAAGTGCTACACGTGCTCTCACTGTGACTAACCTTCTAATGGTGATATTCTTTCTACTGACAAGTAGGCAAAGGAAATGCAGCAGATCTGCACTGTGATGAGCCAGGGCCCAAAAGAGATACTTTAAGCTTCTTATCTACCTATCAACCATAGATGAATAGGTGGCACTACTGCAAAACACTGCAGGTATCTCCACTACAAAAAGCAGTAATAAGATACAGGCAGTCtgcgttttacaacgcttcgctttacaacgaatggcttatccaacgctatgcaatgcatacctatattcatttttacaacgccaaaatggcttatccaacactcttacgtcgctttgcaatgttgtgtatatatatatatatatacagtgttcgacaaacctatacatttgctcgccccgggcgagtggatttaacccccgggcgagtaaatattggcccaagcagcacacgtttggtactaggtggcgagtagatttttttgtgtggcgagtagattttttggtgatttgtcaaccactaatatatatatatatatatatatatatatatatatatatatatatatatatatatatatatatatatatatatatatatatatacacacattcacataaacaacgttgcaaagcgtcgtaagagcgtatatatatatatatattatactatataatatattatttgtgttatattatatatataatacagtatatacactatataatttatgtgtgtgctgcgtatcttattgcctgcataaaatatttggtgtattttagtgttaaaaatgccttcaggaacggaacctttcatttaaacagtgttcctatgggaaacgtGTTTTTAcaatgtttcgctttacaacgccattttgagtaacgcattgtgtcggataaccgaggactgcctgtatagctCTTCAACACACTGACTGCTTGCAATCCATGCTATACATAAATATTTAATAAGGATATCTTCCATCTAGTATTTTAATCCTGagtacaatacagtatatccaaCAAGTAAAATTGTTAATACACAGTTACCATTGGACTTTGTTAGCAGGAAGAAACATAGGCCGGGTTTCACTAAGCTACAATGCAGGGACCCTTATTTGGCATTAGCTGCTATTTAGGTCAATGGAAGTTAACACCGGATCAGGCTGCAATACCCTGCATTGCAGCTTAGTGAATCCTAGGCATAGAGTTGACCTAGTGTGCacgttaaccctttgagtgccccaaaAGTCCTAAGGGCGCCACTCTAGGGGCCTTAGAAATGTTTGCTTTTTAGGGCGGAGATAGCATTCAACGCTCTAGCGAGATCAGAATGGAAGTGGAGCCCCCTCCGGTTCCATTCATACCCTCGGGGTCCTGTCCGTAAACACTACATGTGCCCATGCAATCTCGTGGTTGAGATTCAGAAAGCCAAATGACGCTCAAGTGTCGCTGGTCTTCcgccactcaaagggttaagctgcaaacctcacatttttacatatgTCAGAGGATGTTTCTGTAGAGTAGCAGTGCCATGAAAAACTGCACCCCTCGCACATTATCACAGTGCTGCGCATGCACTTGCTTCTGGTTACGTACACTTCGTGATTAAAGTGCATTGAATAAAAAAAAGCGTTGTATTTGTGCTCGAAACCAACTTTCATCCAATATTGTGGGAAAAAAATGGAATTACATTTTCTTTGAAGAAATActttgagaggtgtgtgtgtcaagAATGAGAAAAGTATGCTTTGTACATTACAAGCATTTGATTCATTTTGTGCTTGCGGAGGTGTCAAATATTAAAACAAGCTTCATCAACTGGACAAAGATCCAGGTGACAGAGTGTAAGGGCGGTTTATCCCGCAATCACACACTCTAATGTAAAGAAAATTATAGACTTTATAAAACACTCTTTCTCGCtctgtttttaaagcagaaataAAATAGAGAACTCTAAAATAGGTTTTAAAGTgcttttctttttatttgtaAAATTAGGCACAGTactagtactttttttttaaacctttgacCACTGCAGGCCACATttgacagaagaaaaaaaaaagagagagaaacctTCGACACAGATGGGAAAATTTTGTATATTCTTTTGTACGAGTTGCCCAACTCCTCCTATTCACTCTCCTTATATTGTATACTGACGTATGTAGAGATAAATAGGTGCAAAATCTTAATATATTGCACAAGAGACGCAGGATGAAAAAGTCTCTGTTTCAATCTAATGGCAATAATATCATTTATGATATATCAGTCACAGCTTAAAAAAGGAGGAACTGTAGGTCTGGAATCAAGAAGATATATCCAGCGTATTCTAGACAGCCCAGCAGTTACACTTACAATGGTAAACTCACTGCCTTTTGTGTCTGTTTGCAATGTTGGTCCTTACTTGGTATGCCATTCAATTTAATCTCATTTTTTTTATCAATCTGTTTCCCCCATTGTACTGCAATGTGGAATATGCTGGCACTTTATAAATGACACTAAGTCACCAAtctttcattaaaaaaatgttctacttgttttttttattgacttTGCTCCCTCTGCACTTTAACGTTCTTCATATTATGACATTACTAATTTCCGCGTACGGTTTCACGGGGTGTGCGCCGACCCCTTCAACACCACTTCCaaaaacaggaagagagagagctgtCATGTATTTCCACACGGCCGCTTTAATATAACGTGGTGCTGCTTCCTCGAGCGAGAGAAGAAGACTCCCCagctattcaaatgaatggaacCAAGAATTTTCCCCGAGTGAAGAAGCAGCGTCACAGAATATTGAACAGGGGCCCAAGACAGCAGTGCCACCTCAGGGTATGGTAGAAGTATTCTTCTTACCTTTACAAGGTGAAAGGTCTTGGGATTAAAGCCCACAGCCTTGGCAAGGCGGCGCAGGTTCTCTGCCACCACTGCCGGTGGGTCTCTGCGTTTGCTGCTGCTGTATAGGTTCATGGACGAGAGCGCTGGAATGGACGATATTCCACCGTATCTCGTGGTAAATCCATGCAGGAACAAGCTATCTGCAGGGTTAAATGcaaaagggaaacaaaaaaaataaagatacGCCCACAAGGTGGCTTACTGTATGTTGTTTTCACTGGAAGGAGTTTTAGGATAAACACCACGAAATTGAGTCACGAAATCAGAAATTCAACATAAAAGGGTTGTGTTTTGTCTATTGCACACGTGGATTACAATATTCTCTCTTGTTGGGACACAGAGTGTTATTCATTAAACAGCTATAGTGCTAATTGGGGCACTATTGTATGGAAACTCCCACTGAAGTCAACGGTAGTTTCTGAATCGATCGTGCCCCAATAGGGCACACtcacagtttaataaaatgaGTAGTTGCAGcacttttttaattaaaatgaagGTTCCCAGTGTTACAACACAAAAaggctttgattttttttttatgtggcaATATGATTTTCTACATTTTACACAAATTAGATTTGTGATAAATAAACCACCTGTTTCTTTGTCCCAGTTTTGACTTTTTGGAAGTCCCTGAATTGCTTTATGCCGAATTGAATGGCACTTGCTACACCAGTCGAAAAATAAAGATATAACTCAAAAGTTAAAGATACTTCCGGGTGCTGAAACTCCAAAATAATGGTCAAGTTTATTCATCCTATAGCATCTTTAAAACCGCAACGTTTCGGTTCAACACAGCAGACCTCTCTCAAGAAAGAAAAATATGGATCTCAACAAAGTGAACTTCCCGTAATTCAACATATCCTTGCTAAATTTCACCTTTCTTGAGGAAGGTCTGCTGTGTTGGCCTGAAACATTGGCTGAATAAATTTTGATTTTAGAGTGCTACTCTTTTCGCTTCACTATCAGAGCAGAACGTCAAATGCATCAGGACCGTGACATTttgttaaatttttttatttattgccaGGATTTCAGCTTGGAAGGAGAACTACGTCAGAACAGAATTACACTTCTTAGAGAATCACAAGCACCAATTCTTGTATACTAGATGTTGTGTTTGTGCATCTCTGATATTGTAAATAGCCTCTTTGAATATATGTAATCATATGAATCATGCTATGTAGAATAAAAAGGTTCGTCAATATATGCAATTTGAGGTGTGCGTATAATAAGATTAATATTCTATCCTTGAGTGTACAGCAATTTACGTATATATTCTCTTGTTTGCTTTCCTGAATTAATTTGATTTGAACCAAGCAAACAATGCTGAGAATATGTAAAAAGAACAAACAAATAAGCTCAATTATAAAAGGACTCCTATAGGGATGGCAATTTTTGGGGGCGGATCTGAATCAGCAACGGATCGGCTGGTTCTCTTGGTCCGCAGATTTCAGTGGACCAATCTGAAAAACGGCGATTCGCGGTTTGCGGATTTTGTATTATTACAAATACACTCAGatgattccgcaacccgtggacggatttgtagaatccaatccgcgaatTCAGCGATCCGATGGTGGATTGTTaagaatccatggattggattctacaaatccgtccccgggttgtatccaatagcgctttttgatgaatccgcacagactaaaaccgaccaaatcagtTTGTGGATTTTACAACGCAAAACAAATTTTGGGGGTTACATCAGTGAAAATCTGGGAAATGGATCTGGGCGGATTCGCCCATTTCTACTCCTAGTGAGACAATATCCGTTACCTCCTTTAGGTTCTAGTGAGCTAATCAACTGATCAGCGCATCAGTTATTTTGCCATACCTGGTATTAAGGATGACTTAAGGATGGTTAGTTCCCCTTTCACAAGAAGGCTTCCCAGGAACATTTGGATATCGCTCTCAACGAGTTGAAGTTGAGTCTCTGTAATAGTCTGTGCACCACTCTGATAGTTTGCTGCATGTCCCATCTGATCTCCAGAATTAAGTTCCAAGGTCTCAAACTCAAACTGGTAAACTTTGGTGAAGAGTCGGTCAATAAACGCCTTCATTAGACACGTCCTTTGAACAGGTAGAATAATTTTCACTCGGCTCACATTCTTTTCATCCAGTTTTTGCTGGATGTTGTACAAGGTGGAAGCAATGGAAGAGTTGCTGATCAGCTCGACACGTTTCCTGAGACCTTGGAAAGACCGGATTGCATGCACAAAAATCTCTCGGGCATCACCACTATCACATCCAAAGGTCTGGCAGTACATAATGTAGACAGTAGGATCTGAGTCAACATAATGTTTTCCAACAATATCCATTGCCTTGCGCAAAAATAGATTTATGCAGTTCTGGGAGCTTAACTCTGTGCTGAACATGTCAATTAGCACAGcttctgccattttttttttattttttattttttaatatatgtatataaaaaggtAGCAAGATCCTATGAATAGAGAAAGAAATTCCATTAGAAAACTAATAGTAATGGATACATTATATATGATGACCTTATAACACCAGATGATACATAACAAAAACACAATAGTaagcaaaaatataaatatatatgtttttttcatgaaATAAAAGCAGCAAAGCTTGTTTGCCTAACACAGAGCATATACTATcagcgcgcactcctgcagcccctgcGATCTGAGCACtttgctgcaggagattggggaggcgatcaGGGGCGttacgaagctggttcgcccccaTTGGCTGACCCAGCTCACGTGACACTGATGTCACGTGGCAGCCACCTGCAATGACAACATTTATTGTCTTCTCAAAACGCTGACGCATAAACGCCGGCAGGCACTTGGCCACGTACTATCACCAAGTACTGAATTGTGCCTGACGTGTGCGCACTTTCGACGCCCCCACTGTAAGCTCGGCCAAAGAATTGTCAAACTTGAACAAACGTGTGTTACAATTGGTAGAGATCCAGAAGACTGTATAGAAAGTCAGAAATGTGATATGGAACTACAATAATTCAAAAAGCTACAACTCTTTAAAACAAGGAAATAATATACTCTTGAAAATATTTA
This genomic interval carries:
- the LOC142489768 gene encoding purine nucleoside phosphorylase LACC1-like → MAEAVLIDMFSTELSSQNCINLFLRKAMDIVGKHYVDSDPTVYIMYCQTFGCDSGDAREIFVHAIRSFQGLRKRVELISNSSIASTLYNIQQKLDEKNVSRVKIILPVQRTCLMKAFIDRLFTKVYQFEFETLELNSGDQMGHAANYQSGAQTITETQLQLVESDIQMFLGSLLVKGELTILKSSLIPDSLFLHGFTTRYGGISSIPALSSMNLYSSSKRRDPPAVVAENLRRLAKAVGFNPKTFHLVKAAHTNDVWIMGKKEPDRYDGIVTNQKGVTIAAPGADCLPLLFSDPVKKAFGAARSGWKGTVLGVAMATVNAMISEFGCNVNDILVVLGPCVGPCCFTLSQVEAKAFYDIDPQCVHQFESPNPKVDIRRATRILLERGGIAPKNIQDDLVLCTSCNQDLFFSRIRDGDNAGIQIGFISMRN